The Anas platyrhynchos isolate ZD024472 breed Pekin duck chromosome 36, IASCAAS_PekinDuck_T2T, whole genome shotgun sequence genome window below encodes:
- the LOC113841483 gene encoding butyrophilin subfamily 2 member A1-like isoform X2 — protein sequence MMASRFQYAMTLHIIIFLQIAHLVTGQFKIIPPDNPVIGVIGKGVTLPCQLEAKTTPERLFVQWIFIGKSQRISVTTYDGKNKQNPISEDETYQGRTNFFQTEFNKGNMSLHLKNVMLSDEGKYTCNIFLENWYDEVVVDLNVAAKGDDTSIFLDGHVGQGIGLTCKSQGWFPEPEVVWLDSKGQTRKEKVITQRTKTSSGIFDVVTSMNLEPGSDKEVSCRIVNNLLNTVCESRVLISDVFFPSTSPWMTAFIAILCFSIAVIAAVGAKLKVNTTRRQKAEKNNLEEQLEAQKNTFKGATSENIKQLDRLKDDLDFWEARSHAVFIDVNPDCRVLELPVPGTPKVEDTSSEPAGLNSSSTVSVLVGKEGFASGKHYWEVEVDQQQDWVLGVVREKERQEEEGTNVGEDFWALHRSQGELFSSKENSKIEKKNMNCSVIGVLLDLEEAQVKFYEAGQKNIIVKIPLSLGKEYAEMFYPFLSKEEGIVKPVCHQQKIPVPLKAL from the exons ATGATGGCTTCCAGATTTCAGTATGCAATGACTCttcacattattatttttctacagaTAGCTCATTTGGTCACAG GCCAGTTTAAAATTATACCTCCTGACAATCCTGTTATTGGAGTCATTGGGAAAGGAGTCACCTTGCCCTGTCAGCTGGAAGCTAAGACAACCCCTGAGAGACTTTTTGTTCAGTGGATATTTATTGGAAAATCCCAGAGAATTTCTGTGACCACCTatgatggaaaaaacaaacaaaatccaatTAGTGAGGATGAGACATACCAGGGCAGGACAAATTTCTTTCAGACTGAATTTAATAAGGGTAACATGTCTCTTCACCTGAAAAATGTCATGCTCTCTGATGAAGGGAAATACACCTGCAATATCTTTCTGGAGAATTGGTATGACGAAGTGGTGGTTGATCTGAATGTGGCAG CTAAAGGTGATGACACTTCCATCTTCCTGGATGGTCACGTCGGTCAGGGCATTGGCCTCACCTGCAAGTCACAGGGATGGTTTCCAGAGCCTGAGGTAGTTTGGCTGGACAGTAAAGGACAGACGCGGAAAGAGAAAGTGATCACCCAAAGAACAAAGACTTCTTCAGGCATTTTTGATGTTGTAACTTCCATGAACCTAGAACCAGGATCTGACAAAGAAGTCTCCTGCAGAATTGTCAATAACCTACTCAACACTGTATGTGAATCCCGAGTCCTGATATCAG ATGTCTTCTTTCCATCCACTTCACCTTGGATGACTGCCTTCATCGCAATTTTATGTTTCAGTATTGCTGTTATTGCTGCTGTGGGTGCTAAACTGAAGG ttaatactacaagaagacaaaaagcag aaaaaaacaatctgGAGGAACAATTAG AGGCACAGAAGAACACATTCAAAGGAG CAACCTCTGAGAACATAAAGCAACTCG ATCGACTAAAAGATGACTTGG aCTTCTGGGAAGCCCGGAGCCATGCAG TGTTCATTGATGTGAATCCTGACTGCCGAGTCCTAGAGCTCCCAGTGCCGGGGACTCCAAAAGTTGAGGACACCTCATCTGAGCCTGCTGGCCTGAACAGTTCCTCCACAGTGTCTGTGCTTGTGGGGAAGGAAGGGTTTGCATCTGGGAAACACTActgggaggtggaggtggaccagcagcaggactgggtgctgggggtggtgagggagaaagagaggcaAGAGGAGGAAGGGACAAATGTTGGTGAGGACTTCTGGGCTCTGCACAGATCCCAGGGAGAGTTATTCTCTagcaaggaaaacagcaaaattgAGAAGAAGAATATGAATTGCTCAGTGATTGGCGTGCTTCTGGACTTGGAGGAAGCACAAGTCAAATTTTATGAAGCAGGACAGAAGAATATCATAGTGAAAATCCCTCTAAGCCTTGGAAAGGAATATGCAGAAATGTTTTACCCATTTCTGTCCAAAGAGGAAGGGATAGTCAAACCTGTTTGCCATCAGCAAAAAATTCCTGTTCCATTAAAGGCTCTATAA
- the LOC113841483 gene encoding butyrophilin subfamily 2 member A1-like isoform X1 encodes MMASRFQYAMTLHIIIFLQIAHLVTGQFKIIPPDNPVIGVIGKGVTLPCQLEAKTTPERLFVQWIFIGKSQRISVTTYDGKNKQNPISEDETYQGRTNFFQTEFNKGNMSLHLKNVMLSDEGKYTCNIFLENWYDEVVVDLNVAAKGDDTSIFLDGHVGQGIGLTCKSQGWFPEPEVVWLDSKGQTRKEKVITQRTKTSSGIFDVVTSMNLEPGSDKEVSCRIVNNLLNTVCESRVLISDVFFPSTSPWMTAFIAILCFSIAVIAAVGAKLKVNTTRRQKAEKKTNDLKTEKNNLEEQLEAQKNTFKGATSENIKQLDRLKDDLDFWEARSHAVFIDVNPDCRVLELPVPGTPKVEDTSSEPAGLNSSSTVSVLVGKEGFASGKHYWEVEVDQQQDWVLGVVREKERQEEEGTNVGEDFWALHRSQGELFSSKENSKIEKKNMNCSVIGVLLDLEEAQVKFYEAGQKNIIVKIPLSLGKEYAEMFYPFLSKEEGIVKPVCHQQKIPVPLKAL; translated from the exons ATGATGGCTTCCAGATTTCAGTATGCAATGACTCttcacattattatttttctacagaTAGCTCATTTGGTCACAG GCCAGTTTAAAATTATACCTCCTGACAATCCTGTTATTGGAGTCATTGGGAAAGGAGTCACCTTGCCCTGTCAGCTGGAAGCTAAGACAACCCCTGAGAGACTTTTTGTTCAGTGGATATTTATTGGAAAATCCCAGAGAATTTCTGTGACCACCTatgatggaaaaaacaaacaaaatccaatTAGTGAGGATGAGACATACCAGGGCAGGACAAATTTCTTTCAGACTGAATTTAATAAGGGTAACATGTCTCTTCACCTGAAAAATGTCATGCTCTCTGATGAAGGGAAATACACCTGCAATATCTTTCTGGAGAATTGGTATGACGAAGTGGTGGTTGATCTGAATGTGGCAG CTAAAGGTGATGACACTTCCATCTTCCTGGATGGTCACGTCGGTCAGGGCATTGGCCTCACCTGCAAGTCACAGGGATGGTTTCCAGAGCCTGAGGTAGTTTGGCTGGACAGTAAAGGACAGACGCGGAAAGAGAAAGTGATCACCCAAAGAACAAAGACTTCTTCAGGCATTTTTGATGTTGTAACTTCCATGAACCTAGAACCAGGATCTGACAAAGAAGTCTCCTGCAGAATTGTCAATAACCTACTCAACACTGTATGTGAATCCCGAGTCCTGATATCAG ATGTCTTCTTTCCATCCACTTCACCTTGGATGACTGCCTTCATCGCAATTTTATGTTTCAGTATTGCTGTTATTGCTGCTGTGGGTGCTAAACTGAAGG ttaatactacaagaagacaaaaagcag aaaaaaagacaaatgatcTTAAAACAG aaaaaaacaatctgGAGGAACAATTAG AGGCACAGAAGAACACATTCAAAGGAG CAACCTCTGAGAACATAAAGCAACTCG ATCGACTAAAAGATGACTTGG aCTTCTGGGAAGCCCGGAGCCATGCAG TGTTCATTGATGTGAATCCTGACTGCCGAGTCCTAGAGCTCCCAGTGCCGGGGACTCCAAAAGTTGAGGACACCTCATCTGAGCCTGCTGGCCTGAACAGTTCCTCCACAGTGTCTGTGCTTGTGGGGAAGGAAGGGTTTGCATCTGGGAAACACTActgggaggtggaggtggaccagcagcaggactgggtgctgggggtggtgagggagaaagagaggcaAGAGGAGGAAGGGACAAATGTTGGTGAGGACTTCTGGGCTCTGCACAGATCCCAGGGAGAGTTATTCTCTagcaaggaaaacagcaaaattgAGAAGAAGAATATGAATTGCTCAGTGATTGGCGTGCTTCTGGACTTGGAGGAAGCACAAGTCAAATTTTATGAAGCAGGACAGAAGAATATCATAGTGAAAATCCCTCTAAGCCTTGGAAAGGAATATGCAGAAATGTTTTACCCATTTCTGTCCAAAGAGGAAGGGATAGTCAAACCTGTTTGCCATCAGCAAAAAATTCCTGTTCCATTAAAGGCTCTATAA